In a genomic window of Rhinoderma darwinii isolate aRhiDar2 chromosome 10, aRhiDar2.hap1, whole genome shotgun sequence:
- the ERRFI1 gene encoding ERBB receptor feedback inhibitor 1, with protein MTTAGLATQDVSLKNSFMHSAQGLMCGKSCWANHSEYENTFYGMDSMPYVIKSPAQQQTSSIGPHSRPTTVNGHCCSENCMKKSTFLHLTMPIIEHSTNCEDDQVVPSFKKLSMNEGAERTPPLTPVKSGPPQFYAIPLSDRSSRPLPPLPISEDHSLDEADSEVEFLTSSETDLLIQDGRPLAFKYGVPSRRSFRGCGQINYAYFESVSATKKADEIPTCQQNECVQNLKPQKPEQCHRRLRRSHSGPAGSYNKPAIRIHAYRTSPNSDEDKPKVPPRIPIPPRPIKPDYRRWSAEVSSTTYSDEDRPPKVPPREPLSRSNSRTPSPKSLPSYLNGVMPPTQSFAPDPKYVSNKALQRQNSEGSANKIPCILPIIENGKKASSTHYYLLPEKPPYLYRYEKYFTESKDASSEAWSSDSSLSSASTKPDAKAKLDNSHTKRKHFPDVVSL; from the exons ATGACAACAGCTGGGCTCGCAACTCAAGACGTCTCTTTGAAAAACAGCTTTATGCACAGTGCGCAGGGTTTAATGTGCGGCAAATCATGTTGGGCAAATCATAGCGAGTATGAAAA TACATTCTACGGGATGGATTCTATGCCGTACGTTATAAAATCCCCTGCTCAACAGCAAACTTCCTCTATTG GTCCACATTCTAGGCCAACCACCGTGAATGGACATTGCTGCTCTGAAAACTGCATGAAGAAATCTACCTTTCTTCATCTTACCATGCCTATCATAGAACATTCTACAAACTGTGAAGATGACCAAGTTGTTCCTTCTTTTAAGAAACTGTCAATGAATGAAGGGGCAGAGAGGACCCCTCCTTTAACGCCTGTTAAAAGTGGACCACCACAATTTTATGCCATTCCTCTTAGCGATCGGAGCTCAAGACCTTTACCGCCTCTCCCAATTTCAGAAGATCATTCTCTGGATGAGGCAGATAGTGAGGTTGAATTTCTTACCAGTTCCGAGACTGACTTGCTCATACAAGATGGAAGACCTTTGGCATTTAAGTATGGTGTTCCGAGCAGGCGAAGCTTCAGGGGATGTGGACAGATCAATTATGCCTATTTTGAATCCGTATCTGCCACCAAAAAAGCAGATGAAATCCCAACATGTCAACAGAATGAATGTGTACAAAACTTAAAACCTCAGAAACCCGAACAATGTCATAGGAGGCTAAGGAGGTCTCATTCTGGGCCAGCTGGATCATATAATAAACCTGCTATTCGGATACATGCATATAGGACTTCTCCTAATTCAGATGAAGATAAACCTAAAGTTCCACCAAGGATTCCAATACCCCCTAGGCCAATAAAACCAGATTACAGAAGGTGGTCGGCAGAAGTTTCCTCAACCACATACAGTGATGAGGACCGACCTCCTAAGGTACCACCAAGAGAACCTTTATCCAGGAGCAACTCTCGTACACCAAGCCCGAAGAGTCTGCCTTCATACCTCAATGGTGTAATGCCCCCAACTCAGAGTTTTGCACCAGACCCAAAATACGTTAGCAATAAAGCTCTTCAAAGACAAAACAGTGAAGGATCCGCCAATAAGATCCCTTGCATTTTGCCCATTATAGAAAATGGAAAGAAGGCCAGTTCGACACATTATTATCTTTTACCAGAGAAGCCCCCGTACCTTTACCGATATGAAAAGTATTTTACAGAATCTAAAGACGCAAGCTCTGAAGCGTGGTCTAGTGACAGTAGCCTATCTTCAGCTTCTACAAAGCCGGATGCCAAGGCTAAATTGGACAATAGCCATACCAAGCGCAAACACTTTCCGGATGTAGTTTCTCTGTAA